One part of the Nitrospira defluvii genome encodes these proteins:
- a CDS encoding kinase, protein MIISRTPFRISFFGGGTDYPVWFREHGGAVLATTIDKYCYISCRQLPPFFEHRTRIAYSRIELVNNNEEIEHPAVRGVLKYLNINEGLEIHHDGDLPARTGLGSSSSFTVGLLHTLYALQHVMPSKAQLAQAAIHVEQDVLGESVGCQDQVLAAHGGLCKATFFPNGDIGYTPIIMRPDRLASFQSHLQLYFTGFSRIASEVAREQIDRTKHRQRELSTMLQMVEEGIAILTGEGDLADFGAMLHEAWMLKRRLTSRITTPAIDEIYTAARQAGALGGKLLGAGGGGFMLLFARPDDHERIRMALPGLLQVPFKFEGLGTQIVFYQEDQLMLDDVWAQSSAQTASRLKAALIGKAA, encoded by the coding sequence ATGATTATCAGCCGAACACCGTTTCGAATCTCGTTCTTCGGCGGCGGCACTGACTATCCCGTCTGGTTCCGTGAACATGGCGGCGCGGTGCTGGCCACCACTATCGATAAGTATTGCTACATCAGCTGCCGGCAACTCCCGCCGTTCTTCGAACATCGCACGCGCATCGCCTATTCGCGCATCGAACTGGTGAACAACAATGAGGAGATCGAGCACCCTGCCGTTCGTGGCGTGCTGAAGTATCTCAATATCAATGAGGGCTTGGAAATTCACCATGACGGGGACTTGCCCGCGCGAACGGGGTTGGGTTCCAGTTCCTCCTTCACCGTCGGTCTGCTGCACACCTTGTACGCGTTGCAGCATGTCATGCCGAGCAAGGCGCAGTTGGCCCAGGCGGCGATTCATGTCGAGCAGGATGTGCTCGGGGAATCCGTGGGCTGCCAGGATCAAGTGCTCGCAGCCCACGGCGGGCTCTGCAAGGCCACATTCTTCCCCAACGGAGACATCGGCTATACGCCGATCATCATGCGTCCGGATCGTCTGGCGTCGTTTCAGAGTCACCTGCAACTGTATTTCACGGGATTCTCCCGGATCGCCTCCGAAGTGGCCCGCGAACAGATTGATCGCACCAAACACCGACAACGAGAACTCTCCACCATGTTGCAGATGGTCGAGGAGGGCATCGCGATCCTGACCGGTGAAGGTGATCTCGCCGACTTCGGCGCCATGCTCCATGAAGCCTGGATGCTCAAACGGCGCCTGACCTCGCGCATCACCACCCCGGCCATCGACGAGATCTACACGGCGGCCCGGCAGGCGGGCGCGTTGGGAGGCAAGTTGCTGGGTGCGGGCGGGGGTGGGTTCATGCTGCTCTTTGCCCGGCCTGACGATCACGAACGCATTCGAATGGCTCTGCCAGGATTATTACAAGTGCCGTTCAAGTTCGAGGGCTTGGGAACACAAATCGTGTTCTATCAGGAAGATCAGCTGATGTTGGACGACGTCTGGGCACAGAGTTCGGCGCAGACTGCATCCCGGCTCAAAGCCGCGCTCATCGGAAAGGCAGCATGA